One region of Arthrobacter sp. StoSoilB22 genomic DNA includes:
- a CDS encoding tripartite tricarboxylate transporter TctB family protein — MSSLATGLKGRAELGVALLLGAVGVLVFLDANGLVTPYSQSDPVGPKTVPFIVSGLLIICAILLAINVLRGGKGEAEGGEDVDLAHSADWKTVLPLAGAFILNILLIDWAGWVISGTVLFWGSVLALGSRRYIRDGLISVALALLTFYGFYLGLGIALPAGLLEGIL, encoded by the coding sequence GTGAGCTCCTTAGCCACAGGCCTTAAAGGCCGCGCCGAGCTGGGGGTAGCCCTCCTGCTCGGCGCGGTGGGCGTCCTGGTCTTCCTGGATGCGAACGGCCTGGTGACCCCGTACTCCCAGTCGGACCCGGTGGGTCCGAAGACTGTTCCGTTCATTGTTTCCGGACTCTTGATTATTTGCGCCATCCTCCTTGCCATCAACGTCCTCCGGGGCGGCAAGGGTGAAGCCGAAGGCGGCGAAGACGTGGACCTCGCCCACTCTGCAGATTGGAAGACTGTCCTTCCCCTGGCAGGAGCTTTCATCCTGAATATCCTGCTCATCGACTGGGCCGGCTGGGTCATTTCCGGAACGGTGCTCTTCTGGGGCAGCGTGCTGGCACTGGGCAGCCGCCGCTACATTCGTGACGGCCTCATTTCCGTCGCCCTGGCCCTGCTGACCTTCTACGGTTTCTACCTCGGCCTGGGCATCGCACTGCCGGCCGGGCTCCTGGAAGGAATCCTCTAA
- a CDS encoding tripartite tricarboxylate transporter substrate-binding protein produces the protein MRQIRALRVAAVAAGIALMATGCGATGKSTSSDSTGAAGPITGLQIMVPNTPGGGYDTTARAAAKVLDDEKISTNTEVFNLAGAGGTVGLARIVNEKGNGDLTMLMGLGVVGASYTNKSESKLTETTPLAKLIEEPGAIMVGKDSPYKTIDDLVKAWKADPASISVGGGSSPGGPDHLLPMQLAGAVGIDATKVNFVSYDGGGDLLPAILGNKLGFAASGAGEYLQQIKSGEIRVLATSGENRLDGVDAPTLKESNIDLVFTNWRGVVAPPGISEDDKKSLIAALEKMHASAGWKEALKTHSWSDAFVTGDEFKTFLTDQDKRVADVLTKLGLA, from the coding sequence ATGCGCCAGATCCGCGCATTGCGAGTCGCCGCCGTCGCCGCCGGCATCGCCCTGATGGCCACCGGCTGCGGTGCCACAGGCAAGTCCACCAGTTCTGACAGCACCGGCGCAGCAGGACCCATCACCGGCCTCCAGATCATGGTTCCCAACACCCCCGGCGGTGGCTACGACACCACGGCGCGTGCAGCTGCGAAGGTCCTGGACGACGAGAAAATCTCCACCAACACCGAGGTCTTCAACCTTGCCGGTGCGGGCGGCACCGTGGGCTTGGCCCGCATCGTCAACGAGAAGGGCAACGGTGATCTCACCATGCTCATGGGCCTGGGCGTTGTTGGGGCGAGCTACACCAACAAGTCCGAGTCCAAGCTGACCGAAACCACCCCGCTGGCAAAGCTCATCGAGGAACCGGGCGCCATCATGGTGGGCAAAGACTCCCCGTACAAGACCATTGATGATTTAGTGAAGGCATGGAAAGCCGACCCTGCTTCCATCTCGGTTGGCGGCGGCTCCTCTCCCGGCGGTCCGGACCACCTCCTGCCGATGCAGTTGGCCGGCGCTGTTGGCATTGACGCCACAAAGGTCAACTTTGTTTCCTACGACGGCGGTGGCGACCTTTTGCCGGCCATCCTCGGTAACAAGCTCGGCTTCGCCGCTTCAGGTGCCGGCGAGTACCTGCAGCAGATCAAGTCCGGTGAGATCCGCGTACTGGCCACCAGTGGCGAGAACCGCCTGGACGGTGTGGACGCTCCCACACTGAAGGAATCCAACATTGACCTGGTCTTCACCAACTGGCGTGGCGTTGTGGCCCCTCCGGGCATCAGCGAGGACGACAAGAAGTCCCTGATCGCCGCCCTTGAGAAGATGCACGCATCCGCTGGCTGGAAGGAAGCTCTCAAGACCCACAGCTGGTCCGATGCGTTCGTTACCGGTGACGAGTTCAAGACGTTCCTGACTGACCAGGACAAGCGGGTGGCGGACGTCCTCACCAAGCTCGGGTTGGCGTGA
- a CDS encoding sensor histidine kinase has translation MSLAGQYLVLQLLIVLAVLVAVVAISLAQSAAAFERTEGRRALSAAEALGNNPTVRALLPAAEPRTGSALPAVAESVRTVSGSSHVALARMDGTVVASSDPSLVGQSMPLGDSRVMEGRAWTGVLPGSNGAVLSAHVPVLDDAGTMIGIASISRNYPSTIERLGDAVPNLLTYLGVASVLGVAGSLLLSRRVKRQTLGMEPREITGLVENREAMLQGLKEGVVALDPHERITVANQSARQLLGLPPDCVGKKLRSLHVDPALKIVLTREQSDPDQLVLVGERLVVMNRVALRSHGRDIGSVTTLRDRTELSSLESELGATRTVTDTLRAQAHEFANQLHVISGLIQIGEYDSVVQFVNGATVDRTRLNDDVTSRIQDPALAALLIAKASLATERGVELQLDPQSALPRVDEELSRDLTTVVGNLVDNAFDAVTGLQGASVRVLVADSGDEVAVTVRDNGPGVPSGSAEDIFRQGFSTKEPGPGDARGFGLALSRVICRRSGGDLSFSNDHGAVFSARFSNKGATQP, from the coding sequence ATGTCCTTGGCAGGGCAATACCTTGTGCTGCAGTTGCTGATCGTCCTGGCGGTTCTTGTTGCCGTGGTGGCTATTTCGCTGGCGCAATCCGCCGCCGCCTTCGAACGGACCGAAGGCCGCCGGGCGCTTTCTGCAGCCGAAGCCCTGGGCAACAACCCTACGGTGCGTGCACTGCTACCTGCTGCCGAACCCCGCACCGGATCAGCACTTCCCGCCGTTGCCGAATCTGTCCGCACCGTCTCCGGATCCTCCCACGTGGCGCTCGCCAGGATGGACGGCACCGTGGTGGCCTCCTCAGATCCAAGCCTGGTGGGGCAGTCGATGCCGCTCGGTGACAGCAGGGTCATGGAAGGCCGTGCCTGGACAGGCGTCCTGCCGGGCAGTAACGGTGCCGTACTTTCCGCCCACGTCCCCGTCCTGGACGACGCCGGAACAATGATCGGCATAGCCTCCATCAGCCGGAACTACCCTTCCACCATCGAGCGGCTGGGAGACGCCGTTCCCAACCTCCTCACCTATCTGGGCGTCGCCAGTGTCCTCGGAGTGGCCGGATCCCTTCTGCTGTCCCGCCGCGTCAAACGGCAAACCCTGGGCATGGAACCGCGGGAAATCACGGGGCTCGTGGAAAACCGTGAAGCGATGCTGCAGGGCCTCAAAGAAGGTGTGGTGGCGCTGGATCCCCACGAGCGCATCACAGTGGCAAACCAGAGCGCCCGGCAACTCCTTGGCCTGCCACCGGACTGCGTGGGTAAAAAGCTGCGATCCCTGCACGTGGATCCTGCACTGAAAATCGTCCTTACCCGTGAGCAGTCAGACCCCGATCAGCTGGTGCTCGTGGGGGAGCGGCTGGTGGTCATGAACCGCGTGGCACTGCGCTCGCACGGCCGCGACATCGGCTCCGTAACAACGCTGAGGGACCGGACCGAGTTGTCGTCCCTGGAGAGCGAACTCGGCGCCACCCGCACCGTCACGGACACCCTGCGGGCCCAAGCCCACGAGTTCGCCAACCAACTCCACGTCATCTCCGGCCTCATCCAAATCGGCGAATACGATTCCGTGGTCCAGTTCGTCAACGGCGCCACCGTGGACCGAACCAGGCTCAACGACGACGTCACCAGCCGCATCCAGGACCCCGCGCTCGCCGCCCTCCTCATCGCGAAAGCCAGTCTGGCCACCGAACGGGGCGTGGAACTGCAGCTGGACCCGCAGTCCGCGCTGCCCCGGGTGGACGAGGAACTCTCCAGGGACCTCACCACCGTGGTGGGCAACCTGGTGGATAACGCGTTCGACGCCGTTACCGGCCTTCAGGGGGCATCGGTCCGGGTGTTGGTAGCAGACTCCGGTGACGAGGTGGCCGTCACGGTCCGGGACAACGGCCCCGGTGTACCCTCCGGCTCCGCCGAGGACATCTTCCGGCAGGGCTTCTCCACCAAAGAGCCCGGCCCGGGAGACGCCCGCGGTTTTGGCTTGGCGTTGTCACGGGTGATCTGCCGGCGATCCGGAGGGGACCTGAGCTTCTCCAACGACCATGGAGCGGTGTTCTCTGCACGCTTCAGCAACAAGGGGGCAACTCAGCCGTGA
- a CDS encoding response regulator gives MIKVLIVDDDFMVAKVHAGFIQRTPGFGVVGVAHTGAQALVETEGLQPDLVLLDIHLPDINGLDLMHQLRDIAPELDVLVISAAREVETVRKALRGGIVHYLIKPFSQSDLQERLEHYLSAYQGLDASKVEAEQSDVNRVFGLSVSERTLPKGCSVETLELVESALKSAPGDLSAAELAEQLGTSRVSARRYLEYLHDEGALEVRLKYGVGRPERRYVLKGR, from the coding sequence GTGATTAAAGTACTGATCGTCGACGACGACTTCATGGTGGCCAAGGTCCATGCCGGGTTCATCCAACGGACGCCCGGCTTCGGAGTGGTGGGCGTAGCCCATACGGGTGCGCAGGCCCTGGTGGAGACCGAGGGGCTGCAGCCGGACCTGGTGCTGTTGGACATCCATCTCCCGGACATCAACGGGCTTGACCTCATGCACCAGCTCCGCGATATTGCCCCGGAGCTGGATGTCCTGGTGATCAGCGCTGCCCGCGAAGTGGAGACTGTGCGGAAGGCTTTGCGCGGCGGCATAGTCCATTACCTGATCAAGCCGTTCTCCCAATCCGACCTACAGGAGCGGCTGGAGCACTATCTCAGTGCTTACCAGGGCCTGGACGCGTCCAAGGTTGAAGCGGAGCAATCCGATGTAAACCGCGTCTTCGGGTTGAGTGTTTCCGAGCGGACCCTTCCCAAGGGCTGCAGCGTGGAGACGCTCGAATTGGTTGAATCGGCGCTCAAGTCTGCGCCCGGTGACCTCTCAGCCGCCGAGCTTGCAGAACAGTTGGGTACGTCCCGGGTCAGCGCCCGTCGTTACCTTGAGTACCTCCACGACGAGGGGGCGCTGGAGGTCAGACTCAAGTACGGCGTCGGACGCCCTGAAAGGCGATATGTGCTGAAGGGGCGGTGA
- a CDS encoding type II toxin-antitoxin system RelE/ParE family toxin yields the protein MNSSPKHLTRQRQKLSGNSGDWRVRTGDFRIIYEIRDAQLIVMVVAMGHRRDINQH from the coding sequence TTGAACTCCTCGCCGAAACACCTCACCCGCCAGAGGCAAAAGCTATCCGGCAACAGTGGTGACTGGCGTGTCCGTACCGGCGACTTCCGGATTATCTATGAGATCCGGGACGCTCAACTTATTGTTATGGTAGTCGCCATGGGCCACCGTCGTGATATCAACCAGCACTGA
- a CDS encoding LLM class flavin-dependent oxidoreductase yields the protein MPTQEHTLRKLGFLTIGLFDPTDPAAGHRSTLEIIELGERLGFDSAWLRHRHLQFGISSPVAVMAAASQRTSRIELGTAVTPLGWENPLRLAEDLATVDLLAGGRINPGLSVGEPINYHTVKHELYPDSSESEDFSYARVDRFARLVAGEKVRDFSGKQGVVEEYSNRVEPHSPGLRSRLWYGAGSMKSAVWAGANGFNLLSSSVIFPDKDQEPDFARVQQSQIRAYREAAAASGNTARASQGLVVIPTDSASAAQQEKYQRYVDQRTPRTSAPQGPKGMLFAKDLIGTSDEIAAQLYAHEGFQEVDEVAFALPFSFDHEDYVQILSDIAGKLGPALGWNPTA from the coding sequence ATGCCAACCCAAGAACATACCCTCCGCAAGCTTGGATTCCTCACCATCGGCCTGTTCGACCCCACCGATCCGGCCGCCGGGCACCGATCCACGCTGGAGATCATTGAACTCGGCGAGCGGCTGGGGTTCGACAGCGCATGGTTGCGGCACCGCCATCTGCAGTTCGGCATCTCCTCCCCCGTGGCGGTGATGGCCGCCGCCAGCCAGCGCACGTCCAGGATTGAACTCGGCACCGCAGTAACGCCGCTGGGTTGGGAAAACCCGTTACGCCTGGCAGAGGACCTGGCCACCGTGGACCTACTCGCGGGGGGACGGATCAATCCGGGGCTGAGCGTGGGCGAACCCATAAACTACCACACCGTGAAGCATGAGCTGTACCCGGATTCTTCGGAATCAGAAGACTTCTCATATGCCCGCGTGGACCGGTTCGCACGGTTGGTGGCAGGCGAAAAAGTAAGGGACTTCTCCGGCAAGCAGGGCGTTGTGGAGGAGTACTCCAACCGGGTGGAGCCGCACTCACCCGGACTGCGCAGCCGCCTTTGGTACGGGGCGGGCAGCATGAAGTCGGCCGTATGGGCGGGGGCCAACGGCTTCAATCTGCTGTCCAGCAGCGTGATTTTCCCGGATAAGGACCAGGAACCGGACTTTGCCAGGGTCCAACAATCACAGATCCGGGCGTACCGTGAAGCCGCAGCAGCGTCCGGAAACACCGCCCGGGCTTCGCAGGGCCTGGTGGTCATCCCCACCGATTCGGCTTCCGCGGCCCAGCAGGAGAAATACCAGCGTTACGTCGATCAGCGCACTCCGCGGACCAGCGCTCCGCAGGGGCCCAAGGGCATGCTTTTCGCAAAGGACCTTATTGGCACCAGCGACGAAATCGCCGCGCAACTGTACGCCCATGAGGGCTTTCAGGAAGTGGACGAAGTCGCCTTCGCCCTGCCGTTCAGTTTTGACCACGAGGACTACGTGCAGATCCTTAGCGACATCGCCGGGAAGCTGGGGCCGGCATTGGGCTGGAACCCGACCGCATGA
- a CDS encoding ribbon-helix-helix protein, CopG family, whose product MAMNLRVPEDLDRRLEKLAAEEHTSKSALLLQGAELVLQRHARRREISEGLDFVMSHDAELLTRLEDA is encoded by the coding sequence ATGGCTATGAATCTGCGCGTCCCAGAAGACCTCGATCGACGGCTGGAGAAGTTGGCCGCAGAGGAACACACGTCCAAGTCCGCACTCCTGTTGCAGGGGGCAGAGTTGGTTCTGCAGCGTCATGCGCGTCGACGCGAAATCAGTGAAGGCCTTGATTTCGTGATGAGTCATGATGCTGAGCTGCTGACGCGCCTTGAGGACGCGTGA
- a CDS encoding type II toxin-antitoxin system death-on-curing family toxin encodes MTAYLDIEDALHVVDRYGFHIRDVGLLASALARPATTVMGAEAYPDLAIKAAALLESVARFHPLIDGNKRTAWTLMVLLLWINGYKHDFTTEKGFELVVGVAAGAIELRDSSAEISQHLVPRR; translated from the coding sequence GTGACAGCGTACCTGGACATTGAAGACGCCCTTCACGTCGTTGACCGGTACGGCTTTCATATTCGCGATGTTGGCTTGTTGGCCTCGGCGTTGGCCAGGCCGGCTACAACTGTCATGGGAGCGGAAGCCTATCCTGATCTTGCAATTAAGGCAGCTGCGCTATTGGAGTCTGTCGCCCGGTTCCATCCCCTCATAGATGGGAACAAGCGAACTGCGTGGACGCTCATGGTGCTGTTGCTGTGGATCAACGGATATAAGCATGACTTCACCACGGAAAAAGGCTTCGAGCTTGTGGTTGGAGTCGCCGCGGGCGCCATCGAACTGCGGGATTCTTCCGCTGAGATTTCTCAGCACTTGGTGCCCCGCCGCTAG
- a CDS encoding heme-degrading domain-containing protein encodes MSESARMVELKQQEDELVFGSFDHHDAWRLGSLIANHAIASDFGVAIDIRRHNIVLFRCVLPGATGDQEEWIRRKSAAVLRFEHSTALLGEQFAERNPLGGGWLAPEDYTLDGGSFPIRVRGAGVIGAVTVSGLSSDEDHQMVVDGIRNYLKTVGV; translated from the coding sequence ATGAGCGAATCTGCACGCATGGTGGAGCTGAAGCAGCAGGAAGATGAACTGGTGTTCGGTTCGTTCGATCACCATGACGCATGGCGACTCGGCTCACTGATCGCCAACCACGCCATTGCGTCGGACTTCGGCGTCGCGATCGATATCCGCAGGCACAACATTGTGCTGTTCCGCTGCGTCCTGCCCGGTGCCACGGGCGACCAGGAAGAGTGGATCCGCCGCAAGTCCGCCGCCGTGCTGCGATTCGAGCACAGTACGGCATTGTTGGGTGAACAATTCGCCGAGCGCAACCCGTTGGGCGGCGGATGGCTTGCCCCCGAGGACTACACCCTCGACGGCGGTTCCTTCCCCATCCGCGTCCGGGGAGCCGGTGTGATCGGTGCTGTCACGGTTTCGGGGCTGAGCTCTGACGAGGACCACCAGATGGTGGTGGACGGAATACGGAACTACCTGAAGACGGTAGGGGTCTAG
- a CDS encoding Gfo/Idh/MocA family oxidoreductase produces MTLSNGTSDGTIRWGILGTGFIAGLQTKDLKENGFTVQAVGSRSLESSESFAGEHGVATAHGSYEDLVADPLVDVVYVATPHPFHHENALLALNAGKHVLVEKAFTMNARQAQDIVDLAESKGLVALEAMWTRFLPHMIRLRDIIASGTIGAVRKVVATHNQSLPKDPAHRLNDPALGGGALLDLGIYPVSFAFDILGTPASIKASASMSATGVDRQTAAIFEYASGAQAMVDCELDAASANRAMVIGSEGWIDIESTWYNPVPFTVHAVDGSVIERYDQPVTSRGMQYQAAELERLIRSGETAGTILPPAETVAIMAAMDEIRRQVGLSYDADRGGAA; encoded by the coding sequence GTGACCCTCAGCAACGGCACCTCCGACGGAACAATCCGCTGGGGAATCCTCGGCACAGGATTCATCGCAGGGCTCCAGACCAAGGACTTGAAGGAGAACGGTTTCACGGTGCAAGCCGTGGGATCGCGATCGTTAGAATCGAGTGAGTCGTTCGCTGGGGAGCACGGCGTGGCCACCGCGCATGGCAGCTATGAGGACCTTGTTGCAGATCCCCTGGTTGATGTGGTCTACGTGGCCACGCCGCACCCTTTCCACCATGAGAACGCCCTCTTGGCGTTGAATGCGGGCAAGCACGTCCTGGTGGAGAAGGCGTTCACCATGAATGCCCGCCAGGCACAGGACATTGTTGACCTCGCGGAATCCAAGGGGCTCGTGGCGCTGGAGGCCATGTGGACCCGGTTCCTGCCGCACATGATTCGCCTCCGGGACATCATCGCTTCAGGAACCATCGGTGCAGTACGCAAGGTGGTGGCCACCCACAACCAGAGCCTTCCCAAGGATCCCGCCCACCGGCTCAACGATCCCGCCCTGGGCGGCGGGGCGCTGCTGGACCTGGGCATCTACCCGGTCTCCTTTGCCTTCGACATCCTGGGCACTCCTGCGTCCATAAAGGCCAGCGCCTCCATGTCGGCCACCGGAGTCGATCGTCAGACCGCAGCGATCTTCGAATACGCCAGTGGTGCCCAGGCGATGGTGGATTGCGAACTCGACGCCGCCAGCGCCAACCGTGCCATGGTGATCGGCAGCGAAGGGTGGATCGACATAGAAAGCACTTGGTACAACCCGGTTCCCTTCACCGTTCATGCCGTGGACGGCAGTGTCATTGAGCGGTATGACCAGCCCGTCACCAGCCGCGGCATGCAGTATCAGGCTGCTGAACTGGAACGCCTGATCCGCTCAGGTGAGACTGCCGGAACCATCCTGCCGCCAGCCGAGACCGTGGCCATCATGGCCGCCATGGACGAAATCCGGCGCCAGGTAGGACTGAGCTACGACGCTGACCGGGGTGGCGCGGCATGA
- a CDS encoding sugar phosphate isomerase/epimerase family protein, translating into MPRPYTLFTGQWADLPFEEVARLASGWGYDGLEIAVSGDHLDAWRWDEPGYVESKLAVLEKYNLKVWAISNHLKGQAVCDDPIDFRHEAIVGSKVWGDGDPEGVRQRAAEEMKHTARLARALGVDTVVGFTGSSIWQYVAMFPPVPEKVIDAGYQDFADRWNPILDVFDECGVRFAHEVHPSEIAYDYWTTVRTLEAIGHRPAFGLNWDPSHFMWQGIDPVSFIWDFKDRIYHVDCKDTKLRPTGRNTVMGSHLPWGDPRRGWDFVSAGRGDVPWESSFRALTAIGYNGPISVEWEDAGMDRLHGAPEALAALKKFDFPASQTSFDAAFSSKD; encoded by the coding sequence ATGCCCCGCCCGTACACCCTGTTCACCGGCCAGTGGGCCGACCTCCCCTTCGAGGAAGTCGCGCGTCTTGCTTCCGGCTGGGGCTACGACGGCCTGGAAATCGCCGTCTCCGGAGACCACCTGGACGCCTGGCGCTGGGACGAACCCGGCTACGTCGAATCCAAACTCGCTGTCCTGGAAAAGTACAACCTCAAGGTCTGGGCCATCTCCAACCACCTCAAAGGCCAAGCCGTCTGCGATGACCCCATCGACTTCCGCCACGAAGCGATCGTTGGGTCCAAGGTGTGGGGCGACGGCGACCCCGAAGGCGTGCGCCAACGCGCTGCCGAAGAAATGAAGCACACCGCCCGCCTCGCCCGCGCCCTGGGCGTTGACACCGTCGTCGGGTTCACCGGCTCCTCCATCTGGCAGTACGTCGCCATGTTCCCTCCCGTCCCGGAGAAGGTCATCGACGCCGGCTATCAGGACTTCGCCGACCGTTGGAACCCCATCCTGGACGTCTTCGACGAATGCGGGGTCCGCTTCGCCCACGAAGTCCACCCCTCCGAAATCGCCTACGACTACTGGACCACCGTCCGGACCCTCGAAGCGATCGGCCACCGGCCAGCCTTCGGGCTGAACTGGGACCCGTCGCACTTCATGTGGCAGGGCATCGATCCCGTGTCCTTCATCTGGGACTTCAAGGACCGGATCTACCACGTGGACTGCAAAGACACCAAGCTCCGCCCCACCGGCCGGAACACCGTCATGGGCTCCCACCTGCCCTGGGGCGACCCCCGCCGTGGCTGGGACTTCGTCTCCGCCGGACGAGGCGACGTGCCCTGGGAATCGTCCTTCCGTGCCCTCACCGCCATCGGTTACAACGGACCCATCAGCGTGGAATGGGAAGACGCCGGCATGGACCGCCTCCACGGCGCCCCCGAAGCCCTCGCCGCCCTCAAGAAGTTCGACTTCCCGGCTTCGCAGACCTCCTTCGACGCCGCCTTCAGCAGCAAGGACTAA